In Haliotis asinina isolate JCU_RB_2024 chromosome 15, JCU_Hal_asi_v2, whole genome shotgun sequence, the sequence CGTTCCAGGCGATGGTTCTCAGAGCGAAAAGAGAAAGAAATCCGGCGATGAGAGCGACGACAAGGACAGCGGACAGCctcagaagaagaagaaagcgAGGACGACATTCACAGGACGCCAGATATTTGAGCTGGAGAAGCAGTTTGAGCAGAAGAAGTACTTATCCTCAGCCGAGAGAGCCGAAATGGCAACGCTACTGAATGTTACAGAAACACAGGTATGAAAAACGCAGTGTGATGATCGATAACATATGTACTTTTAACACATGTGTTGCATCAACTATCATAATATCATTCAAACAAGTTTACGAAAGTCAATACTCAATGGTTTTCACTTCACTCAAATGGTAATAAAGGTTATTATCATTAAAATCCTTATATAGAGTAATTTAGTCATAGAGTAATTTAATTGATGGAGACTATCTGAAATTAGATTTCTGCAACCGCTTAGATATAAAGAACGTTCCAAATCTTAGCTCCCAGCCAACCTTGTCTTAATGAatacattaacatcaattcCATGAATCGTGTTAGAAACGCGGGcagatttgtttattttcaacaaacaGAATTTGACATATTAATATTTTTCCGAATTGTCCAGAACAAAACATTAATTAGAATTATTTTTTCGCCATCGCGTAAACAATGAAAGAGATTAATGGTTATTGAATAAAGCGCCTGCGGCTCATATTTCGACACGCGTTTGGCGATTATCAATTGGATAAAACATTTTAGATCAGAGAGTCAAGCTTTGACACTTAGCCAGCAGATGGATAGTCACTGCGGGACCGGTGTCACGTGGTCTCGAGGGACCAGTCATTGTCAAATGCCACAATAAATCCACGTGGCTCCTTACAGCGACATCTCCATTGAGATTAATTAGGCTAATCTTACGATGGTTTAATGAGGAAATAAACGAACGATTGGGGGCTTTGTCTGTGACACAAACAGTTAAGCAAAACATTGCACTGTCATGATTATCTTAACTCAGAACAGCCCCGTGAGTGATGCAGCTCTAAAACTGAAACCGGACCGATTTAATCTCATCTTTGTTATTCACTGCAAAGTAGTCCTAACACTATTCACTTTggtatcaaaaatatttctttcaatgtaGGAAATGTGGATTCTGTTTAGCTGTAGATTTTGTGTTATATGATAAATTGCAACAGGAATATAAATCTTGAAATGATACTCTAAATAATAGCGTTTTCCTTCCCTCATATCCTCTAATCCTCCCAATGCAATTTCAGAGAAAGCCACACGAAAGCATTTTTTTAAGACCACCTGAGGCAAATTCTGGAAAATATGACAGATCATGATGCagaacatttttgttacgaGTGCTTAATAAAAGTTGCAAAACCTCAAATCAGACGAAATGTCTGCAATAGGCAAGGATGCAACGTACTGATTTCGAtccacaaacacattcaaaaaCAAGTCAATTATTACTATTTGTCAAACAATAAACGTTTTGAAAGCTTTACTAAGGCACTGGATATTGAATCAATAAACTCAGAGTCATATTCCTAGCTTCAAAACATGCATGTTTATGACCCGGCAGAGGAATAGAGAAGACAATATGTTCCCATATCCAAACATTGCTCTAGAATGACAGCAGTCATAATAATGTACCATTGTTTATTCCATGGCTATTGCACATAAAACAAAGCGCaattaaataattaattaatcacgTTATCTTGAGGGTATTTCCAGCGTTCATGTCAGTTATGTCACTGCCGTAAATACCTCTGGACAGTTTGACATCATTAAACATTAATTGCTCCTAATTTACTGCAATAAATTTCGAGAATACACATTTCGATAAGATTACTGTTCGATCCTGGGCTATATGCTGACTTTAAATTACCACACTAACAACGTACTAAACGAAATGCTATCTGAAGTAAGGATTACAAGCTACATAATTTAGAAATGACATCTTAATGAAGGATTGCAagctgtaaaactaaaacatgttATCTTTCATAAACGTTGGAGTTTCGTGCCTGTTCTTTGTTGGCTTGGAAAATGGAGGTTTTAGATGCTAAAGCGTTTTCTTGTGAAAAATGCTCGGGTTTTATGTGAACACATGCGACACGTCCCGCTATGATAGGACAGGATAATGCGGCGTAAcaaaatactcactcacacgcagTGTTGTCCTGTCTGCTTAAGAGTTATTTTTGTATCGGGTTTCATGGTATTAAAACATACAACAGCGTCTTACCTCGAGTCAAATAACGtacttaaatatgttttaagtcACTACCGCAGATACATAGGTTATGTTGAGACGTGATGTGTTGCCTAAATCTCCTAAGGACGGAGCAATTAGTAGCGTTTGCAAAACAGTATGGCAGCCATCTGCTGTTTAGGTTTTCTCAATGTTGATGGCGTGCTAATAGCTTTTCACGTATGGTGTCAATGCCATGTTGACGTACTTAGGAAAAGAAACCTGTTTTGTTAATTCGGTGTTAAAAGATATCATTTGTTGGGTGTTTGAGCTCTAAGGAGTGTTTTCCCTCATCTTCGCAGTGTTTGGAAAACTGTGAGAGACCTTCTAACCAAACATTTCTTTCTCTTCAGGTGAAGATTTGGTTCCAGAACAGAAGAACAAAATGGAAGAAACAGGAAAATATATCGAGTGCCGAGGCGGCCGAACATAAACTGAACGCGGAGAAAAACTTGTTGAAGAACATGAAATGCAAGAAGGTTACGGACAAAGACGAAAGCATCCAAGATGAAATTCAAGATGGCGACCGTTTGACCAAGACAGAATCAGACTCATTGTCGGCGTCCGATGTTGTTGATGGCCATGTGCAAAATTTAGACACTTCCGCTTCAAATTGTGAGTCAGACCCAAAAGTGTTAAATTTCTCGTCATCTGAGGAAGAAAAGACAATTAAAGTTGAAGAACCGACGGAAATCAACTTGGAGGAGCATGTCCCGGTGTTGCCTTGTTACGACGTTGTGGCGGTGACGTCCCAGTGACCCTGACCTTGCCCAACTTTGATAAGGGTAAACAACGATATCTCACTTCTGAAACACACGTTTTTCCATATGGTCGAGATTGGTGCCAGCAAGCTCATTTCTCTGTACAAATGATTGAACTAATGGCAGTGTGACGTTTGGTCGAGAAAGGTGCCAGGAAGCTCATTTCTTTGTACACATGACTGTGAACTTAACGCTGTGTGACGTGGACATGCTACTTTCCAAGACGTCGTGTACAACATCGTTCTTATGTCATTATTATGTCGAGAGGTATTACTAAGATCACTATCACACCTTTTGGTCGTATTGGTGCCCGTTATTATTATGGTGTTGTGAATATATTATCACTATTATTCTTACCTAAGGGTGCAGTTTAAGCCTTAACGTTTATTGCAGACAATCAGGAGCATGATAACGGTGTTTAAGGGGGAGGCGGGGTAGCCCTGTGGTGATGGCTCAGCCACACCAAACTCTGATTCGTTTCCCCGCCAAAATATGGATGAAATAAAATGATTGGCGTTAAACTCCCAATGCGACATGCTTTCTTCTAAATAACACATTTGTCATTAAAGTACTACTCAACGGCGTAAAATACGCTTCCCACTCTTTTATGAACACGCAACAAAGCAACACATACTACTAAAAAGAGTTAAGGACATCgtatttgtttcatattactATAACGTTTGTCGTTTTGAGATAGACTAGctaaaacaatttgaaacacTTGGTTGTCTTTAACCTCATTTGAATATTAAGTCATAAGTGcaaaatgtacaatattttactCAAGCTGAACATGAAGCACAGTTAGACGAACATTTGTAAAGCGATCCCGAATGTACTCAGACGTTCTTCCTTTCTAATCATTGATTAATCCGGTTCGCATCTATGAATTCCCAACTTAAAGTACGAAGGCATTGAGGCGACTGATTCGGTCAATTACAAATCAAAGTTTTAATGATTGCGTCTCAGTGATTGGAATAGCTTCACCGTAGATGAACTCTAAACGTACAGcacaatactgatttattgtgattgtCAATATATGTTCCCCATGACTGTAAGCAACTGTTGTATTTCATTGCAATGTTCACGTGCTGGATTCCAGTCAAGCGCAACATGACACTCGTATTGTTGTTTCTGATAATGCACACCATCGTCAGCTATCACCACAGCCTGTGTAGACTTGGAGGTCAATAAATATCCTTTTATAATTACTCGCGATTCGATCTGTTATTTTTTGTATCGATTTTGTTTCCGGTCATCGATAAGAGCGTACCCCGGGGCCTCGTGTTTTCGTCCGGCCAATGGTGGATCGATAACCGAAACGTTGTATTTTGTTGCTTAAACAGAGTACTTATACACACCGGTAATCGACCGAGTGATTGGAGCGTTTTATTTGACGGCTATAGAGATATTCAATATATTCACCAGTTTTGCCATTATTGCTCAAATAAAACTAACTTTCAAATGCATTCTCATAGATAGTATGGCATTACTACAGAACTCTTCGTAAATTAATATAATGATTAAGGTTGGGTGTTTTACTTATGACATTCGTTAAATTTTGTTAATACTGCCTTATATATGGGATACTGTGCATGTTCATTATTAATCGATGCAACCAACACAGTTATTAAAATGATAGCTATCTTTAGTGTCCGTGAACGAGATTCTCGTCCATATCGCTACAGTGGTTAGTGATTAAATGCGTACATTGGTAAATTATCCCCCACACAGATGACCCACCCGAACATTGACGTACTGCCATCTACACGAATGAAACACCCGCGTTGATGACCGATAGCGGCCCGTTTCGCAGAGATCATAGCGTTAGGACGGCAGCGAGTCTATGATAAAGTATGGGGGTTTCGACCACCCAAGCGCATTCGATCACACGGACCCTGTGTATTAATGAAACACCCATATATTGATGACTGGttgatgtttaacgccgcactgagcaatggtccagctatatgacggcggtgtaaacaatcgagtctggaccagaccaccctgtgatcaacatcatgagcatcgatccacgaaACTGGGATtttatgacatgtatcaacctagtcagcaagtctgacccaccgatcccgttattcgccactttcgacaagcatggattactgaagaccaatatcTTCACGGTCTCATCAGCACATTGAGGAAACAATTGTTCATTGATAAACTGTCCTGCAATTGGACGAATCACACACTACGTATATCTCTATATATAGATAAACCACAACTTACACTGACATGAACGAAACACCCGTCTTGATGATCCATCTGGGTTTTGATGAACCACACGTTTATTGATGAACCACTCGCATATACTTTAATGAAACATCCGTATATTGCTGACCTACACCTATGTTGATAAACGACACGTATAGTGACGAGCCCCTCTATTGATGGGCCTCCAGTACACTGATGAACCAGTCGTACATTGACGAGTCACTCCAACACTGAAGCACTCCATCATGGATGATCCGCTCCATCATTGATGAACCACTCCATCACTGATGAACCACTCCATCATGGATGAACCGGTCCATCATTGATGAACCACCGGGATAATGATAACCCAATCGTATATTGATGAACCAATCCATCATTGATGAACCACTCCACCACTGATGGACCACTCCATCACTGATGGACCACTCCATCATGGATGAACCACTCCATCATGGATGAACCACTCCATCGTGGATGAACCGGTCCATCATGGATGAACCACCGGGATAATGATAACCAAATCGTATATTGATGAACCAATCCATCATTGATGAACCACTCCATCACTGATGGACCACTCCATCATGGATGAACCACTCCATCATGGATGAACCACTCCATCATGGATGAACCGGTCCATCATGGATGAACCACCTGGATAATGATAACCCAATCGTATATTGATGAACCACTCCACCATTGATGAACCACTCCATCACTGATGGACCACTCCATCATGGATGAACCACTCCATCATGGATGAACCACTCCATCGTCGATGAACCACTGCATCATGGATGAACCACCGGGATAATGATAACCAAATCGTATATTGATGAACCAATCCATCATTGATGAACCACTCCATCACTGATGGACCACTCCATCATGGATGAACCACTCCATCATGGATGAACCACTCCATCATGGATGAACCGGTCCATCATGGATGAACCACCTGGATAATGATAACCCAATCGTATATTGATGAACCACTCCACCATTGATGAACCACTCCATCACTGATGGACCACTCCATCATGGATGAACCACTCCATCATGGATGAACCACTCCATCGTCGATGAACCACTGCATCATGGATGAACCACTCCATCATGGATGAACCACTCCATCGTTGATGAACCACCCGTATACTTATAACcatttttaatttcttttgcccatcaTGTTTCAAATCAacttttaaaattgaaatttctcctgaaacatttaactTACTGTGTTAAGACGTTTCATTGTTAGAATATCTAGGAAGGTGAGCGAGTTTTACGATACAAAATGCGGTTTTATTACAAGACATTGTGACACTGAGAGGATGCAATCTGAGAACGGACTGATTCAAATACAGAGGAAACATTTATGTAGTTCTTGGAGGGTTAACTTGAACAACACCTGGGCCTGATGAATGGCATTACTCATTTTCAACTTCACGGGACGGTGGGGagtctagtggtcaaagcgttcgctcgtcacgccgaagacacgggttcgatttctcacattggtacagtgtgtaactactggtgtcccccgccatgatttgctgaaatattgctgaaaacgacgtaaaactaaactcacttactcttctTTATTGCAGAGATATGTATATTGCTTGTTTACTGTTTACCACTTATCAATCTTCCAGCTGAATAGCGGTATTGTTATAAATACAATACTGAAAGAAAGACAGGCTTTAAAGTGCGTTGGGTGTTACATTCTACACCTTTGTTCCTTAACACGTTTTGCGTAAAATTATGTGAAGCGACTGTAGCGACTGTTTAACAACACTATTTCAAAAACAAGACTTCTCAAACAAACCATTATAGAAATGCCGTGAGCATTATGTTAACACAGTTCAAGAAAAAGCCCCAGAGGAGCCAAGTAAAGATTCACTTTGTACTGGTATCCAGCGTTCTGGGCACCTAAACTATCCATTAACACTACAAACCTACTGACGAAAATTACATCTCGATTAGAATGAGAAGCACAATGCACAAACTTCCTCTACCTTTGTGACGTTTTCTGCTCAAACCGTCAGTAGCGTTAGGTATCTACAAGGACCGCAGTTAACACTGAAAGACCACTTAGGGTCCCTAGACCATCTCGAGGAAAGCATTAAGTGTTTTACCCAGACAGTTTTCGCTTAAATATTTGAATAAGAGCATTTAAAAGGGGGTTTTGATAGCGACCGAGGCAGATCACCCAGTCTCGTCTCAATATTGCCCCAGAATAATCAGCAATAGTTGAATATAAATGCAGCATTCAACAGCAACAACGCCGTATCGGAGGGACAGTATCCGCGCTGTAGGAGGGATGAGGTCATATACCCCGCGTTTATAGTTTCATTTAAACTTGTATTCAATCGATGATTTCATTCCAGAGTGCGCATACAGTTTCTGCAGCTCCATCGTACGTTTCTTATACGTAGGTGTTATGGGTTAGCGATTTAAGAATTGTGAACTTGTCTAGTAAGACTGCACATATTAATTTTCTCTATAGGTGTATATTAAtcttaaaaaaaattatttaaatgTCTGGCTATTACTGTCTGCTGGTTACACACTTATTTTAGTATCTGTATAATACTGATGGCCTATGGGAAAGGTTTAATTAGTTTTAATGTAAGTGGTCAAATGGTCGTTGTCTCGAAACGACATCAAAGGTTTTAATGGGGCTAATTGAAAGAAATATCACTTGtaaaaatgtgtatttattatAGATAATTGTCTTACATTTCGAAAACGGCAATTTCTATCTTGATTAAAATATGAAATCACTGGCACTTTTAACAAAGACATTTTATTTATCGCGAGTAAATTGGTGCAAAGAAATATATAATGCAAATTTAGAGAATAATTTTCGTCATTATAATATTAAGTAATATGCGTTCTTTTCGCCAGCAGTTGTTGAGAACCATTTCGAAGACGCCGAAGTCATTAAGCTAATATTCCTGCTTCGCTCTGGTGGGTGTAAACAGTGTTATTTGGCTGAGGTACGCGTCTGATTGCTGGGAGAGGGGATCAGATATGGGGAGGGGGGTCAGATATTGGGAGGGGGGTCAGATATTGGGAATAGGACAGTTGGGAGGGAGGGAGTGTGCAGGTGCA encodes:
- the LOC137265721 gene encoding barH-like 2 homeobox protein translates to MYCTMEPQALASYPVIFNGNKLYTTPRTWHPHIYEKPPRQPTSFFIADILGLREERGSMCSTSPGGLSPASPLDQLSRHRISPTLNRTPDSEDDEVRHRGDMSDRLSSSSPKTGDGSQSEKRKKSGDESDDKDSGQPQKKKKARTTFTGRQIFELEKQFEQKKYLSSAERAEMATLLNVTETQVKIWFQNRRTKWKKQENISSAEAAEHKLNAEKNLLKNMKCKKVTDKDESIQDEIQDGDRLTKTESDSLSASDVVDGHVQNLDTSASNCESDPKVLNFSSSEEEKTIKVEEPTEINLEEHVPVLPCYDVVAVTSQ